The region ACCATAAAGGGCAGGTATGAGTTCGAACTTGATGCGGGGACCTACTTATTTGAGTTAGCTCGTATGGAAGCAACAACATTGGATGATTTTCGCGTCGTCCTTATGCGCGAGCAATAGAATGATCAATCGCTGAGGGACATGATATGAAGAATAAACGACTAGCCATTCTGATGACCCTGCTTCTTTCGAGTACGGCGTTTGCAGAATTTACAAAACTGGCTCAAACAGGATTCCAGTTCCTCAGTGTGATTTCAGATGCACGAGGAGCAGCCCTGGCAGGAGCTATGACCACCATGCCATACGGCTCAGGTTCTCTCTTTTTCAATCCTGCAGGTATGGCTGAAATGGAGGGTACGGTGGACATCGTAGCCAGCAAGAATACCTGGATTGCCGATATCAATCATACCACGCTGAGCATGGCCTATAAACCTGCCAATAATAAGTATGGTGTATTTGGGGTCACTGCTCAATCAGTAAATTATGGTGATATGCAGGGAACCATGGTCTGGGGTCACGAACCAGGATGGATTGAAACGCATACCATTCAACCTTCTGCTCTCAGTCTGGGTTTTGGATATGCGGTGAGTCTGTCTGATAGGTTTTCAATCGGTTCACAGATTAAATATGCAGTACAGCAGCTCGGTGGAGCAGTTGTTGAGATCCATCCAACTCAAGCAGATGTGAAAGATAGTCTTTCTGTTCAGAAGTTTTCTACTTCGGCAGTAGCTTTTGATTTTGGAACCCTATTTGATACAGGGTTTAAGGGAATATCCTTCGGAATGAATGTGAGGAATTTTTCAAATGAAATCGCCTATCTGGAAGAAAATTTCCAGTTGCCTCTAACATTCACCATGGGTCTCTCTATGGATTTGATTGATCTCATCCCCAACTTTTCTGATGCCCACTCATTAATGATGAGTGTGGATGCTGTTCATTCACGTTCCTATCCAGAATATCTTAATATAGGTATGGAGTATAAGCTCCTGGATATGCTCTATCTACGATATGGCTATCTCGACAATCGCGATGAAAGAGCTTCTTCCTTTGGTTTTGGCGTTTCACGTTTTGGTCTCGGGGTTGATTATGCGTACATACCTTTTGGAATCCTGGATGAAGTTCAGATGATAACCGTAAGATTTACATATTAGATAAATGATCCGTGCGTAGGATTTGGAGAATTAAGTTTATGAGAACACAAAATTTATTCAGTTGCTTAATTATTGGCCTCATTCTCATTGGGGGGATCGGCTGTGAATATGATGACTATCCAGATCCAATCTGGAATCCAGATGATGCAGGTGGAGCAACACCCGTTATCACTTCATTGGATCCACCAGATGTGGCCTATGATGGTCTCACCACGGTAACCATTAGCGGTGAGAATTTTTCACCAACGCTTACAGAGAATCAAGTCACTTTTAATGGCGTTACTGCCACCCTTAATACCGAGTTATCCACTGCAGCACAACTGGTTTTGACAATGCCCATTGTCATCACCGATGCTTCACTAAATGCTATCAGTGGTGTACAAGTCATGGTTGCTGTACAGGGTGCCTATGCCGGGGCGGTTTATGACCAGGATTTTCGTATCGAACGCGCTGTAATCGAATGGGGTAGCTTCATCGGGGAGAAACCTGAAAAGCTTCCCAATGCAGTAGCTGTTGATGCAGATGAGAATGTATTTATTGCAGGAACCGACAAGATTCTTTACAAGGTTGATACCCTGGGGGTCCGTACAGAATTTGGCACAGGATTAAGTGCCACAACCAATGACCTGAAAATGGGTCCAGGAGGAACCGTTTATTTTTGCAGGAATAATCCCTATGTATATCGTGTTGATGCAGCAGGTGGTGCTGCCGATCGCTGGCACAGGGTTGGTTCAAAAATAGCCTGTTTTGATTTTAATGTAGACCAGAACCTCTACTGCGGTGGCAAAAATGATTCATTGTATTTTATTGATATCACAGCTGAGACCAACCGCGGGGTTGCCCTGGCAGAGGACTACAGCTATACAGCCATGAGGGTCTATGATGGTTATGTCTATGTGGCAGGCATCTATGAGGGAACCGATGTAGCTGTAACCGTAACTGAAGCAATATGGCGCCACGAAATTCTAGCTGGTGACGAACTGGGTCCCAGGGAATTAGTCTATGATTGGGCTGATGCTGAATATTCAACGGATCAGAATATTTTGAGCATGGTCGTGGACTCTGATGGTCTCTTTTATATTGGTCTAAGCGAATCAGCCGGTCCAGCAATCGTAACCATTAATTTTGCGACACAGGCCGTCGAGCCATTCTATAACGCTGTGCTGACTTCTCCAGCAACACATCTGTCCTGGGGAAATGGCAATTATATATATTGCGCCCGGACAATGAATAGCTCAACCGATGAGCTCCCTACAGGGGCATTTCGCATTGCACAATCTTTGACAAGTGCGCTATATTACGGGCGCAATTAGCAATAAAACGACAACTCAATTCATGGGCCGAACACCAATGTGTACGGCTATACAAAACTAGGAGGTATTACATGAAGAGAACGGTAACAATGATGTTAATCCTGAGTCTATTTGCCTTTTCGGCATATGGCCAATATTGGGGCGGTTGGACCGGTGGATTAGGTACAGAAGCTGCTGATACATTGGATGCTTATGGACAGGGACTGGCGGTTGATGGCGCA is a window of Candidatus Neomarinimicrobiota bacterium DNA encoding:
- a CDS encoding PorV/PorQ family protein gives rise to the protein MKNKRLAILMTLLLSSTAFAEFTKLAQTGFQFLSVISDARGAALAGAMTTMPYGSGSLFFNPAGMAEMEGTVDIVASKNTWIADINHTTLSMAYKPANNKYGVFGVTAQSVNYGDMQGTMVWGHEPGWIETHTIQPSALSLGFGYAVSLSDRFSIGSQIKYAVQQLGGAVVEIHPTQADVKDSLSVQKFSTSAVAFDFGTLFDTGFKGISFGMNVRNFSNEIAYLEENFQLPLTFTMGLSMDLIDLIPNFSDAHSLMMSVDAVHSRSYPEYLNIGMEYKLLDMLYLRYGYLDNRDERASSFGFGVSRFGLGVDYAYIPFGILDEVQMITVRFTY
- a CDS encoding IPT/TIG domain-containing protein, which codes for MRTQNLFSCLIIGLILIGGIGCEYDDYPDPIWNPDDAGGATPVITSLDPPDVAYDGLTTVTISGENFSPTLTENQVTFNGVTATLNTELSTAAQLVLTMPIVITDASLNAISGVQVMVAVQGAYAGAVYDQDFRIERAVIEWGSFIGEKPEKLPNAVAVDADENVFIAGTDKILYKVDTLGVRTEFGTGLSATTNDLKMGPGGTVYFCRNNPYVYRVDAAGGAADRWHRVGSKIACFDFNVDQNLYCGGKNDSLYFIDITAETNRGVALAEDYSYTAMRVYDGYVYVAGIYEGTDVAVTVTEAIWRHEILAGDELGPRELVYDWADAEYSTDQNILSMVVDSDGLFYIGLSESAGPAIVTINFATQAVEPFYNAVLTSPATHLSWGNGNYIYCARTMNSSTDELPTGAFRIAQSLTSALYYGRN